The segment ATTTCTGGAGGCTTTTGGAGCGGATGAATAGCGGGAATGATATGGCTCATGAATTTAAGGAAAACCGTTACAGCACGTATAACAGGCGCACCCACTTCACACCGATCTGGTATCCGGACGGGAGCTATACCGCTTATACATGGCTGATCGACTGCTGGACCCCGGCAGGGATGCTGTCCATGAACCTGACAGATTCCCTGACGATTGACGGGAACCTTTGGAGTGACTGGCACATCGCGCCGCAGACACCGGATTAATTTTTCAGAAAAAGGAAGGAGAAAACCAAATGAGACTGAAGCGAATGAAACTGCTCCTCATCACTGCTGCACTGGCTGCCTGTGTGCTTAGCATTCCGGCTTATGCGGCATCGGGTGATGTTGCCGGAGCAATCGAAGGGACTTGGGATACGGCATCCGAACAGATCAAAACCGTGGTAAACAATGTCGTGTTTCCCGCAATTGATTTAATCCTGGCGGTATTTTTCTTTGGGAAACTCGGCACCGCATATTTTGATTACCGAAAGCATGGGCAGTTTGAATGGGCCGGCCCTGCGATCCTGTTTGCGTGCCTGGTCTTTACTCTTACCGCGCCGATGTATGTATGGCAGATCTTGGGGATGTGATTTGCTTTGCCGATAGAGAAATCGGAACAGAAAAAACAAGGGAGGAATGAAGGTGGGATGCTGGGGAATTACAGCTTTTGAGTCTGATGCGGGACTGGATGCGGTGGATTTAATCCGAGAAAATTTGCCTGACGATGGGAAAATGAACCTGAAAACCATGATCCAGTTATTGCAGGAAGATGGATGGTGTTCTCCACAGGACGTAACCGATGGGGACAGCCATAGCAGCCCGATGGCATTGGCAGAAATTATTGTGAAATTTCGGAATAAAGACATGACGGGGCTGGATGCTGATCTTTATGCGACGAAAGGCAGGAAGTTTGCTTTTATGACATCGTTTACAGCTGACAAAGAGTCCATCGGATGGCTTCAGGGTTATCTGACAGATACGCTTAAATACAGCCGGGAGAATGCTGCCAGGGGAAGGAAATGGAATGGATGGTTTAAAGAAAAGGACTGGAACAACTGGCAAAACCATATGGAATGTCTCATCCGGCACATGGATGAACTTCTTTCGACACCGGAAGATACGATTGAACTGATCCAACCAGAAACGCAGGAGATGAGTGGGCTGACAGGAAGAAATAATGGGATTTCCGACATGAGGATAACGTAGAAAAGGGGGCTTCGGATGACAAAGTTTGAACAGGAACTTCGCAGGATGTTTGACCATGATGCGGTGTTCCCAAAAACAAAATTTGCAGGGAATGCCTGCTATGGAAGGCTTACGGACCAGATTCGTGTAAAGATCCACTTCCAGACAGGAATGGTGGCAGACCACTATGACCGCCTGAAAGTCACGCTATTGAACCGAAATGAGGGAGTCATTGACACTGTAGCATTAAAATTTCAGGATCTTTTGGGGATGAAGAAAGTCAGCAATCCCAACTTTGGAGAAGGCATTTCCCCACATCTGTGGCGTGATGGAAATAAGGTGGATTGGTATGTATATCATCCGACCGAAACGGATTACCGGGCGCTGACCGATGCGGTAAAGACGTACTTGGAGGTTTTTCTGGAGCCTTCGGAGGAATTGCAGCCAGGGCAGAAGATGTGCTGAGACAGGAAGGGAGGTAAAACCAAAGCGTGTTCATATGGGATTTTGTCGCCGATACCGTACTCGGACAGATCGTAGACTGGATCTACGGTCAGGTGGTAGGGTTTCTTGGTGATTTTTTTATGCAGATGGGAAATATGGGCGCTGATCTGTTTGAGATGACCTGGGTGCAGTCCATTGTCCTGTTCTTTTCTTATCTGGCCTGGGCGCTTTATATCACGGGGCTTGTAGTGGCTGTGTTTGAATGCGGGATCGAATGCCAGAATGGGAGAGGCAGCATCCGTGAGACGGCAATCAATGCGGTTAAAGGATTTATGGCGGTAAGCCTGTTTACAGTGGTGCCGGTGGAACTTTATAAGCTCTGTGTATCCCTCCAGGGGAGTTTTACAGCGGATATTACCGGCTTGGGGGATGATTTCGGAACCGTTGCGTCGAATATCATTACTTCCCTGCAGGATGCGGGAACCTGGGAGGAAGCTGCGAATGCAGGTGTGTTC is part of the Clostridium sp. M62/1 genome and harbors:
- a CDS encoding conjugal transfer protein TrbL family protein; translated protein: MFIWDFVADTVLGQIVDWIYGQVVGFLGDFFMQMGNMGADLFEMTWVQSIVLFFSYLAWALYITGLVVAVFECGIECQNGRGSIRETAINAVKGFMAVSLFTVVPVELYKLCVSLQGSFTADITGLGDDFGTVASNIITSLQDAGTWEEAANAGVFGGLNSITSPLLMIFILIMMGYAVIKVFFANLKRGGILLIQIAVGSLYMFSVPRGYIDGFVSWCKQVIGLCLTTFLQATVLIAGLMVVKDHALLGLGLMLSAGEIPRIAGQFGLDTGTRANVMGAVYAAQGAVNLTRTVVQTVAK
- a CDS encoding DUF4259 domain-containing protein; the protein is MKVGCWGITAFESDAGLDAVDLIRENLPDDGKMNLKTMIQLLQEDGWCSPQDVTDGDSHSSPMALAEIIVKFRNKDMTGLDADLYATKGRKFAFMTSFTADKESIGWLQGYLTDTLKYSRENAARGRKWNGWFKEKDWNNWQNHMECLIRHMDELLSTPEDTIELIQPETQEMSGLTGRNNGISDMRIT
- a CDS encoding DUF3852 domain-containing protein: MKLLLITAALAACVLSIPAYAASGDVAGAIEGTWDTASEQIKTVVNNVVFPAIDLILAVFFFGKLGTAYFDYRKHGQFEWAGPAILFACLVFTLTAPMYVWQILGM